A region of Pyxidicoccus parkwaysis DNA encodes the following proteins:
- a CDS encoding acyltransferase family protein: MSPSLRPTLQACLERRRNNLDFLRFVAASGVILSHAFPLGEGRGTVEPLDVFSRGQLSLGRLCVAVFLVISGVLITQSWERTPDLARFTWARVLRIFPGLGVMLLLTTLVLGPAFTRLPLRDYLLAADTHLYWLRNFTLVSPQWDLPGVFESNAYSNAVNGSLWTLKYEVGFYLLTLGLGLTGLLRKGMVVFGWVGAAVAPFVTGRLGFWPELYLYFGGGVALYLWRDKVRMSPWLALACTAGWLVTTWLGYGRIGTGLFGAYVVLYLAFLPAGALADFGRRGDFSYGVYVYAFPVQQAVTALLGGRTEWWVNAAVSFPGVVALAALSWHLVEKPALTLKNRPPALLRWLRPGARGAMQGNG, translated from the coding sequence ATGTCCCCATCCCTCCGCCCCACGCTGCAGGCGTGCCTCGAGCGCCGCCGCAACAACCTCGACTTCCTCCGCTTCGTCGCGGCGTCGGGCGTCATCCTCAGCCATGCCTTCCCGCTGGGCGAGGGGCGCGGCACGGTGGAGCCGCTGGACGTCTTCTCGCGGGGACAGCTCTCGCTCGGCCGGCTGTGCGTGGCGGTGTTCCTGGTCATCAGCGGCGTGCTCATCACCCAGAGCTGGGAGCGCACGCCGGACCTCGCTCGCTTCACCTGGGCGCGCGTGCTGCGCATCTTCCCGGGCCTGGGCGTCATGCTGCTGCTCACCACGCTGGTGCTGGGCCCCGCCTTCACCCGCCTGCCGCTGCGCGACTACCTGCTGGCCGCGGACACGCACCTGTACTGGCTGCGCAACTTCACCCTCGTCTCTCCCCAGTGGGATTTGCCGGGCGTCTTCGAGTCCAACGCCTACTCGAATGCCGTCAACGGCTCGCTGTGGACGCTGAAGTACGAGGTGGGCTTCTACCTGCTGACGCTGGGCCTGGGGCTCACGGGCCTGCTGCGCAAGGGCATGGTGGTGTTCGGCTGGGTGGGCGCGGCGGTGGCGCCCTTCGTCACCGGGCGGCTCGGCTTCTGGCCGGAGCTCTACCTGTACTTCGGCGGCGGCGTGGCGCTGTACCTCTGGCGCGACAAGGTGCGCATGAGCCCGTGGCTCGCGCTGGCATGCACGGCGGGCTGGCTCGTCACCACGTGGCTCGGTTACGGCCGCATCGGCACGGGGCTGTTCGGCGCGTACGTGGTGCTGTACCTCGCCTTCCTGCCGGCGGGCGCGCTGGCGGACTTCGGGCGCAGAGGAGACTTCTCCTACGGCGTCTATGTGTATGCCTTTCCCGTGCAGCAGGCCGTCACCGCGCTCCTGGGCGGGCGCACGGAGTGGTGGGTGAACGCGGCGGTGTCCTTCCCGGGGGTGGTGGCGCTGGCCGCGCTGTCCTGGCACCTGGTGGAGAAGCCCGCGCTGACGCTCAAGAACCGGCCGCCCGCGCTGCTGCGGTGGCTGCGGCCCGGCGCGCGCGGCGCGATGCAAGGGAATGGATGA
- a CDS encoding FkbM family methyltransferase: MMGAPVMRLRDRLTPLSHLRYLAWRALPLGRRLTVRLRSGERLMLRPLPSTDLDTAFELFVAEVYRPPFPVDAERTRRIVDVGANCGHSLIFWGRQYPRAHVIAFEPHPTHVDLLERNVALNGLSGRLTLHRAAASVRAGEAEFLDAENCSSIVEGPADKRTLRVPLVDFFGAVGTEPIDLLKMDIEGGEYALLKDPRFAQLKVGTLVMEWHRTPEHPDGKAWCERALAEMGYEVRAGIWTGEENGLLWARRQEARG; the protein is encoded by the coding sequence ATGATGGGTGCTCCTGTGATGCGATTGAGAGACCGGCTGACGCCCCTGAGCCACCTGCGCTACCTCGCGTGGCGCGCGCTGCCGCTGGGGCGGCGGCTGACGGTGCGCCTGCGCTCGGGTGAGCGGCTCATGCTGCGGCCGCTTCCGTCGACGGACCTGGACACCGCCTTCGAGCTCTTCGTCGCCGAGGTGTACCGCCCGCCCTTCCCCGTGGACGCGGAGCGCACGCGCCGCATCGTGGACGTGGGCGCCAACTGCGGCCACTCGCTCATCTTCTGGGGCCGCCAGTATCCCCGCGCGCACGTCATCGCCTTCGAGCCGCACCCCACGCACGTGGACCTGCTGGAGCGCAACGTGGCGCTCAACGGCCTGTCCGGCCGGCTGACGCTGCACCGCGCGGCGGCGAGCGTGCGCGCCGGCGAGGCCGAGTTCCTCGACGCGGAGAACTGCTCCTCCATCGTGGAGGGGCCCGCGGACAAGCGCACCCTGCGCGTGCCGCTGGTGGACTTCTTCGGCGCCGTGGGCACCGAGCCCATCGACCTCTTGAAGATGGACATCGAGGGCGGCGAGTACGCCCTGCTGAAGGACCCGCGCTTCGCGCAACTGAAAGTAGGCACGTTGGTCATGGAGTGGCACCGCACCCCCGAGCACCCGGACGGCAAGGCCTGGTGCGAGCGCGCCCTCGCGGAGATGGGCTACGAGGTCCGCGCCGGCATCTGGACCGGTGAAGAGAACGGGCTGCTCTGGGCCCGCCGCCAGGAGGCCCGGGGATGA
- a CDS encoding glycosyltransferase: protein MSTAGVTLVIPTYNGARRIEDPLRALLAQAAPSESFEVVVVDNNSKDGTAQVVESSPSAAGLRQRGVDVRVVHEGRQGLLFARLRGIQEARRDIVCFLDDDNVPEPNFVTDGLALFEDAKVGVVVSRLFPRYEVPPPPSIGRREHLLAINHRMGDAVVDFGARPTLAPTIGAGLWLRRAAFLESVPWQNPEQLLPDRLGNKLLSGGDIEFGYLLGKAGYERRYAPTLKMWHIIPRSRFETRYFMRLIVGVVRSEQTLQARYMGRRFQGLARLKACAQLVGAGLASPALALRSDPVREVLFVLARRWAQVQGPYTHLH from the coding sequence ATGAGCACGGCGGGCGTCACCCTCGTCATTCCCACGTACAACGGCGCGCGCCGAATCGAAGACCCGCTGCGGGCCCTGCTCGCGCAGGCGGCTCCGTCCGAGTCCTTCGAAGTCGTGGTGGTGGACAACAACTCGAAGGACGGCACGGCGCAGGTGGTGGAGTCGAGCCCCTCCGCGGCGGGCCTGCGCCAGCGCGGCGTGGACGTGCGCGTGGTGCACGAGGGCCGGCAGGGCCTGCTCTTCGCGCGCCTGCGCGGCATCCAGGAGGCACGCCGCGACATCGTGTGCTTCCTCGACGATGACAACGTCCCCGAGCCGAACTTCGTCACCGACGGGCTCGCGCTCTTCGAGGACGCGAAGGTAGGCGTGGTCGTCTCGCGCCTCTTCCCCCGCTACGAGGTGCCGCCTCCGCCCAGCATCGGCCGCCGAGAGCACCTGCTGGCCATCAACCACCGCATGGGCGACGCCGTGGTGGACTTCGGCGCCCGGCCCACGCTCGCGCCCACCATCGGCGCGGGGCTGTGGCTGCGCCGCGCCGCCTTCCTCGAGTCCGTGCCCTGGCAGAACCCCGAGCAGCTCCTGCCGGACCGGCTGGGCAACAAGCTCCTGAGCGGTGGTGACATCGAGTTCGGCTACCTGCTCGGCAAGGCCGGGTACGAGCGCCGCTACGCGCCCACGCTGAAGATGTGGCACATCATCCCGCGCTCGCGCTTCGAGACGCGCTACTTCATGCGCCTCATCGTGGGCGTGGTGCGCAGCGAGCAGACGCTGCAGGCCCGCTACATGGGCCGGCGCTTCCAGGGACTCGCGAGGCTGAAGGCATGCGCGCAACTCGTAGGCGCCGGCCTCGCCAGCCCCGCGCTTGCGCTGCGGAGCGACCCGGTGCGCGAGGTGCTCTTCGTGCTCGCGCGGCGCTGGGCGCAGGTGCAGGGGCCGTACACGCACCTGCACTGA
- a CDS encoding LTA synthase family protein, with amino-acid sequence MARRSPHPEPIFFRQKTRSVFWPCVAVILAAAALVAASELTIAAFSPAGIHGIHERNPLSMLINVGVITAAVGLLWTATNRLGVSLALVSAGLLFTSSVHIRKLQLIGRPLLPWDFLEWRQVTSLAPTLLPGAGALIAILAGLLVLAALVALVRAVRRGRPRFPLPGLSRGGLAVASLAYLLTITFYAHLPLLPKAFMRFGVMHQVWDQRTNFQANGLPLMLLWNWEGLRMDPGSAYSAETVRVALGRDAEPPATAPPEPVDVVIYMAESLWDPTQLGVKLSTDPLPFLHGLMATHSSGHLISPTFGGGTANAEFELLTGMSTSFVPDGSFPYQHYVLKPVEALPSLFRDAGYHTSAIHPFHGWYWSRDVVYPLLGFNDFQSLSSFANAKQEGPWVSDEALVDHILEQLSDTRRPHFIMAITMSTHGPYSLPLTGAEQVRVTGDISPDNTLLLTNYAHKLRQTDRALERLVRTLEARPRKTLLVVFGDHLPMLGPNYGLYREAGYLKEPWTDAQRERMAEVPVVFWSNFAMPRQDLHLSMSLFAPRILEAAGMKPHGFFAFLEDLSRHLPVVRSDVVKTGAGAYLPLSERDADSPAPGSPAEWLRRYRLLTYDRLAGERFSVVPAREPRPSLPSSLAGPSTAKVHAP; translated from the coding sequence TTGGCACGCCGCTCACCACACCCCGAGCCCATCTTCTTCAGGCAGAAGACGCGTTCCGTCTTCTGGCCCTGTGTCGCCGTCATCCTGGCTGCGGCGGCGCTCGTGGCTGCCTCGGAGCTGACCATCGCGGCGTTCTCTCCCGCCGGCATCCACGGCATCCATGAGCGCAACCCGCTGTCCATGCTCATCAACGTGGGCGTCATCACGGCGGCGGTGGGCCTGCTGTGGACGGCGACGAACCGGCTCGGCGTCTCGCTGGCGCTGGTGAGCGCGGGGCTCCTCTTCACGTCCTCGGTCCACATCCGGAAGCTCCAGCTCATCGGCCGGCCGCTGCTGCCGTGGGACTTCCTGGAGTGGCGGCAGGTGACGTCGCTCGCGCCCACGTTGCTGCCCGGAGCCGGCGCGCTCATCGCCATCCTCGCGGGCCTCCTCGTGCTGGCCGCCCTCGTGGCCCTGGTGCGCGCCGTGCGGCGCGGCCGGCCCCGCTTCCCGCTGCCCGGGCTCTCGCGTGGCGGCCTCGCGGTGGCGTCGCTGGCGTACCTGCTGACCATCACCTTCTACGCGCACCTGCCGCTGCTTCCGAAGGCGTTCATGCGCTTCGGCGTCATGCACCAGGTGTGGGACCAGCGCACCAACTTCCAGGCCAACGGGCTGCCGCTGATGTTGCTCTGGAACTGGGAAGGCCTGCGCATGGACCCGGGCAGCGCGTACTCGGCGGAGACGGTGCGCGTGGCCCTGGGGCGTGACGCGGAGCCTCCCGCCACCGCGCCGCCGGAGCCCGTCGACGTCGTCATCTACATGGCCGAGTCGCTGTGGGACCCGACGCAGCTCGGGGTGAAACTGAGCACGGACCCGCTGCCCTTCCTGCACGGCCTGATGGCCACGCACAGCTCGGGCCACCTCATCAGCCCCACGTTCGGCGGCGGCACGGCCAACGCGGAGTTCGAGCTGCTGACGGGCATGTCGACCTCGTTCGTGCCCGACGGCTCCTTTCCGTACCAGCACTACGTGCTCAAGCCCGTCGAGGCGCTGCCCTCGCTGTTCCGCGACGCGGGCTACCACACCTCCGCCATCCATCCCTTCCATGGCTGGTACTGGAGCCGCGACGTCGTCTACCCGCTGCTGGGCTTCAACGACTTCCAGTCGCTCTCCTCGTTCGCCAACGCGAAGCAGGAGGGCCCGTGGGTGTCGGACGAGGCGCTGGTCGACCACATCCTCGAGCAGCTCTCCGACACGCGCCGGCCGCATTTCATCATGGCCATCACCATGTCCACGCACGGCCCCTACAGCCTCCCGCTCACCGGCGCGGAGCAGGTGCGTGTCACGGGAGATATCTCGCCGGACAACACGCTGCTGCTGACGAACTACGCGCACAAGCTCCGCCAGACGGACCGCGCGCTGGAGCGGCTGGTGCGCACGCTGGAGGCTCGTCCGCGCAAGACGCTGCTCGTCGTCTTCGGCGACCACCTGCCGATGCTTGGCCCCAACTACGGGCTCTACCGTGAGGCGGGCTACCTCAAGGAGCCGTGGACGGACGCCCAGCGCGAGCGCATGGCCGAGGTTCCGGTGGTCTTCTGGTCGAACTTCGCCATGCCGAGGCAGGACCTGCACCTGAGCATGAGCCTGTTCGCGCCGCGCATCCTCGAAGCGGCGGGGATGAAGCCCCATGGCTTCTTCGCCTTCCTCGAGGACCTGTCCCGACACCTGCCGGTGGTGCGCAGCGACGTGGTGAAGACGGGCGCGGGCGCGTACCTGCCGCTGTCGGAGCGCGACGCCGACTCTCCTGCGCCGGGCTCACCGGCCGAGTGGCTGCGGCGCTACCGCTTGCTCACCTATGACCGGCTGGCGGGAGAGCGCTTCAGCGTGGTGCCGGCCCGCGAGCCCCGGCCGTCCCTGCCGAGCAGCCTGGCCGGTCCCTCGACGGCCAAGGTCCACGCGCCCTGA
- a CDS encoding acyltransferase family protein: MAHPLPGPTVFMSSPSPSTARPLAQRRDGLDVLRALAILAVLAFHAPSVVLEALPFTLRKAFAHGWMGVDLFFVLSGYLVGRQVFARQEEARGTVAELRTFWLKRWGRTLPLYYVVLAFYALKPWTFGTPFNGGGWHFVFFLQNYTALSDFVQSWSLCVEEHFYLVLPLLAYGLRGRRWPAWVWWLPVAVSLTARWMTWRELPPDVPFPQLPALLSWPTLHHLDGLAVGVFLAKTSPVWQQWASSRRTACGVLGAVVLALTVGMCGALPVGVNGLWVYTGLAVGFGLVLVGIEPMQLSVGPRWGIYQVAVLSYGAYLWHGSVVRVIERTGLSLGAWPVNLLVYLGATLGVAWVTYVTVEQPGLKWRDRLLARFETRREAGALSPAQLDRLAGR, translated from the coding sequence ATGGCGCACCCGCTGCCCGGGCCCACCGTCTTCATGTCCTCTCCGTCTCCCTCGACAGCACGGCCGCTTGCCCAGCGCAGGGATGGCCTGGACGTGCTGCGGGCCCTGGCCATCCTCGCGGTGCTCGCCTTCCATGCGCCCTCGGTCGTCCTGGAGGCGCTGCCCTTCACGTTGCGCAAGGCCTTCGCGCACGGCTGGATGGGCGTGGACCTGTTCTTCGTCCTCTCCGGCTACCTCGTGGGACGGCAGGTGTTCGCCCGGCAGGAGGAGGCGCGGGGCACGGTGGCCGAGCTGCGCACCTTCTGGCTCAAGCGCTGGGGCCGCACGCTGCCGCTCTATTACGTGGTGCTCGCCTTCTACGCGCTGAAGCCGTGGACGTTCGGCACGCCCTTCAACGGCGGCGGCTGGCACTTCGTCTTCTTCCTCCAGAACTACACCGCGCTGAGCGACTTCGTGCAGAGCTGGTCCCTCTGCGTGGAGGAGCACTTCTACCTGGTGCTTCCGCTGCTCGCGTATGGCCTGCGCGGACGGCGGTGGCCCGCGTGGGTGTGGTGGCTCCCGGTGGCGGTGAGCCTCACGGCCCGCTGGATGACATGGCGGGAGCTGCCTCCGGACGTGCCGTTTCCGCAGCTTCCGGCGCTCCTCAGCTGGCCCACGCTGCACCACCTGGACGGGCTCGCTGTCGGCGTCTTCCTGGCGAAGACGTCGCCCGTGTGGCAGCAGTGGGCGTCCTCCCGGCGCACGGCCTGCGGTGTGCTCGGCGCCGTCGTGCTGGCACTCACCGTGGGTATGTGTGGCGCGCTGCCGGTGGGCGTGAATGGCCTGTGGGTCTACACGGGACTGGCAGTGGGGTTTGGCCTGGTGCTGGTAGGCATCGAGCCGATGCAGCTCTCCGTTGGGCCGCGTTGGGGCATCTACCAGGTGGCGGTGCTCTCCTACGGCGCGTACCTCTGGCACGGCTCCGTGGTGCGGGTCATCGAGCGCACGGGCCTCTCCCTGGGCGCGTGGCCGGTGAACCTGCTCGTCTACCTGGGGGCCACGCTGGGCGTGGCGTGGGTGACTTACGTGACGGTGGAGCAGCCGGGCCTGAAGTGGAGGGACCGGCTCCTGGCGCGCTTCGAGACGCGCCGCGAAGCGGGGGCGCTGTCCCCCGCGCAATTGGACAGGCTCGCTGGACGCTGA
- a CDS encoding ROK family protein — protein MDEATSVGTGETKEPSHDTSKVWGGIDLGGTKIEAVVIDEAGTVLGRARHPTPGDGDPSDVVQGVYGALKEAAQAAGTTPQRLVGVGVGAPGSVNANDGTLAHVGNVGRGWEEPYPVAADLGDLVGSRVVLGNDVQVAVAAEYRLGAGRPYRSILGLWWGTGVGGGLVLDGVPWRGRGAAGEIGHMVVKPGGARCGCGRRGCMEAYAGRASMERKARKAVRQGEKTMLFDLMHKKGRPRLTSSIWDKALQQEDPLATWLIERAVRMLGAGVASAINLLDVEAVILGGGLGTRLGPAYAGRIHDAMSPHIFVPERQPPVLVAELGELSGAIGAALLSQPPMK, from the coding sequence ATGGACGAGGCGACCTCGGTGGGCACCGGGGAGACGAAGGAGCCGTCGCACGACACGTCGAAGGTCTGGGGAGGCATCGACCTCGGGGGAACGAAGATTGAAGCCGTGGTCATCGACGAGGCCGGCACCGTCCTCGGCCGCGCCCGGCACCCGACACCGGGGGATGGCGACCCGAGCGACGTGGTGCAGGGCGTCTACGGCGCGCTGAAGGAGGCGGCCCAGGCGGCGGGGACGACGCCGCAGAGACTCGTGGGTGTGGGCGTGGGCGCGCCCGGCTCGGTGAACGCCAACGACGGGACGCTCGCGCACGTCGGCAACGTGGGGCGGGGTTGGGAGGAGCCGTACCCCGTGGCGGCCGACCTCGGGGACCTGGTGGGCAGCCGGGTGGTGCTCGGCAATGACGTGCAGGTGGCCGTGGCGGCGGAGTACCGCCTGGGCGCGGGCCGGCCATACCGCTCGATATTGGGCTTGTGGTGGGGCACGGGCGTGGGCGGAGGGCTCGTGCTGGACGGCGTACCGTGGCGTGGGCGCGGCGCGGCGGGCGAGATTGGCCACATGGTGGTGAAGCCCGGAGGCGCGCGCTGCGGCTGTGGCCGGCGCGGCTGCATGGAGGCCTACGCGGGCCGCGCCTCCATGGAGCGCAAGGCGCGCAAGGCCGTGCGCCAGGGCGAGAAGACGATGCTCTTCGACCTGATGCACAAGAAGGGGCGCCCGCGCCTGACGAGCAGCATCTGGGATAAGGCGCTTCAGCAGGAGGACCCGCTGGCCACGTGGCTCATCGAGCGCGCCGTGCGGATGCTCGGCGCGGGCGTGGCCTCCGCCATCAACCTGCTGGACGTGGAGGCCGTCATCCTCGGCGGAGGCCTGGGCACGCGGCTCGGCCCCGCGTACGCCGGCCGCATCCACGACGCCATGAGCCCACACATCTTCGTCCCCGAGCGGCAGCCGCCCGTCCTGGTGGCGGAGCTGGGTGAGTTGTCCGGCGCCATCGGCGCGGCGCTTCTCTCCCAGCCTCCGATGAAATGA
- a CDS encoding DUF2780 domain-containing protein, which produces MDLIGQLSQQLGVNGTQAQGLAGSLLKLVQGTVQEKLGPDAAKQMGSAIPEMDSWQQAAKAAAPAQEQGGGGLMGALGGLMGGNDGGGGGGGGGGMGAMLGALGGAAAQAGEVAAVVSLLGRFNIDASKASLVAPLLLNFLKSRLDPGLVSKVLAVVPMLAGVGGGGNTSGSGGGLGGMLGGLMGGN; this is translated from the coding sequence ATGGACCTCATCGGACAGCTCTCGCAGCAGCTCGGGGTGAACGGTACGCAGGCGCAGGGACTGGCGGGCTCGCTGTTGAAGCTGGTGCAGGGCACGGTGCAGGAGAAGCTCGGCCCGGACGCGGCGAAGCAGATGGGCAGCGCCATTCCGGAGATGGACTCGTGGCAGCAGGCCGCGAAGGCCGCCGCGCCCGCCCAGGAGCAGGGCGGTGGCGGGCTGATGGGCGCCCTCGGCGGGCTCATGGGTGGAAACGATGGTGGAGGCGGCGGAGGTGGCGGTGGAGGCATGGGCGCCATGCTGGGCGCGCTCGGTGGCGCGGCGGCTCAGGCCGGGGAGGTGGCCGCCGTCGTCTCCCTGCTGGGCCGCTTCAACATCGACGCGAGCAAGGCGTCCCTCGTGGCGCCGCTGCTCCTCAACTTCCTCAAGTCGCGGCTGGACCCGGGGCTGGTGAGCAAGGTCCTCGCGGTGGTGCCCATGCTGGCCGGCGTTGGCGGCGGCGGCAACACGTCGGGCAGTGGCGGCGGCCTGGGCGGGATGCTCGGCGGATTGATGGGCGGCAACTGA
- a CDS encoding glycosyltransferase family 2 protein, giving the protein MPFFSIVIPTYNRARLLEETLASVFAQEETDYEVLVVDDGSTDDTLETLARYGERVRVFQQRNAGPGAARNLGIREARGEYVVFLDSDDLWFPWTLATYRRVLREQGGPSVVMGTAASFARREELAPVTHEPVQVVCFADYLASAGDRTPRTACVVAVRTEALRRVGGFTPLRINGEDYDLLYRLGTEPGFAWVRAPVTVGYRQHGGSSSTTLELSYQGTVYQLEQERLGRYPGGAARRRERLEMLLYNLRHVSQWLLSLRRVDLALALYRRGLPFHLAAPRWRYVLGFPPWAVATTVRQRVRKR; this is encoded by the coding sequence ATGCCCTTCTTCTCCATCGTCATCCCCACGTACAACCGCGCGCGGCTCCTGGAGGAGACGCTCGCGTCCGTCTTCGCGCAGGAGGAGACGGACTACGAAGTGCTCGTGGTGGACGATGGGTCGACGGACGATACGCTGGAGACGCTGGCGCGGTACGGCGAGCGGGTGCGCGTCTTCCAGCAGCGCAACGCGGGCCCCGGCGCGGCGCGCAACCTGGGCATCCGGGAGGCTCGGGGCGAGTACGTCGTCTTCCTCGACAGTGATGACCTGTGGTTCCCATGGACGCTGGCCACGTACCGGCGGGTGCTGAGAGAGCAGGGCGGGCCCTCGGTGGTGATGGGCACGGCGGCGTCCTTCGCGAGGCGCGAGGAATTGGCCCCTGTCACGCACGAGCCCGTGCAGGTGGTGTGCTTCGCGGACTACCTGGCGAGCGCCGGTGACAGGACGCCGCGCACGGCGTGCGTGGTGGCGGTGCGCACGGAGGCGCTGCGGCGGGTGGGCGGCTTCACCCCGCTGCGCATCAATGGCGAGGACTACGACTTGCTCTACCGGCTGGGCACGGAGCCGGGCTTCGCGTGGGTGCGCGCGCCGGTGACGGTGGGGTACCGCCAGCACGGGGGCTCGTCGTCCACCACGCTGGAGCTGAGCTACCAGGGCACGGTGTACCAGTTGGAGCAGGAGCGGCTGGGGCGCTACCCGGGAGGCGCCGCCCGCAGGCGCGAGCGGCTGGAGATGCTGCTCTACAACCTGCGCCATGTGTCGCAGTGGCTGCTGTCACTGCGGCGGGTGGACCTGGCGCTGGCGCTGTACCGGCGCGGGCTGCCCTTCCACCTGGCCGCACCGCGCTGGCGCTACGTGCTGGGCTTCCCGCCGTGGGCGGTGGCCACCACGGTGCGCCAGCGCGTGCGGAAGCGCTGA